From Actinomycetota bacterium, one genomic window encodes:
- a CDS encoding M23 family metallopeptidase codes for MLPLVRTLSLLARAAILGALVALLAAAPAWAAPLSGPKAAATAHERPNVIAVYDGVQLLEPSDEALAIGFHEAGGNHPALVPVGRILRNENPATTGRTASRPFPDVRVLPGRGRGGPATGAVDVALPPGTDVRAPVTGTIAAVSPYALYGGTITDILVEIEPEGRPDVRVVMYHLEDVQVAVGDAVTAGDTVIAGGARTLAVQNQIDRYATSCPCPHVDMRMRVATPE; via the coding sequence GTGCTGCCCCTCGTCCGCACCCTGTCTCTGCTCGCGCGCGCCGCCATCCTCGGGGCGCTCGTCGCGCTTCTCGCCGCAGCACCGGCTTGGGCGGCGCCTCTCAGCGGCCCGAAGGCTGCGGCGACCGCGCACGAGCGGCCCAACGTGATCGCGGTCTACGACGGCGTGCAGCTGCTGGAGCCGTCCGACGAGGCGCTGGCGATCGGGTTCCACGAGGCCGGTGGGAACCACCCAGCCCTGGTGCCGGTCGGGCGCATCCTGCGCAACGAGAACCCCGCAACGACCGGGCGCACCGCGAGCCGTCCGTTCCCTGACGTCCGCGTGCTTCCCGGTCGTGGGCGGGGCGGCCCCGCAACGGGCGCCGTCGACGTGGCGCTGCCACCCGGCACCGACGTGCGGGCACCCGTGACGGGCACGATCGCGGCCGTGAGCCCCTACGCGCTCTACGGCGGCACGATCACTGACATCCTGGTCGAGATCGAACCGGAGGGTCGCCCCGACGTCCGGGTCGTGATGTACCACCTGGAAGACGTCCAGGTAGCAGTGGGCGATGCGGTCACCGCCGGGGACACCGTGATCGCCGGTGGAGCGCGCACGCTGGCGGTACAGAACCAGATCGACCGGTACGCGACCTCGTGCCCGTGTCCTCACGTGGACATGCGCATGCGCGTGGCCACGCCCGAGTAG
- a CDS encoding B12-binding domain-containing radical SAM protein, whose protein sequence is MRILFLEIDHEADWAVASIGAAFIGAYLREHGHESSMYRVAYDAPLDRVVDHVRAVGPDLIGVSLTSRQWLRAREVVGHVREHLDIPVIAGGLHPTFASQRVLAAPGFDYACLGEGEVAMLELVGALEAGGFPRDGIRSIGARGGPPALIREPFEPIDALPFMARDHLDEHPSLRHFVTQRGCPFPCTYCAARQFSDLYDDGYKSYGRRRSLDNVKAEFEAIRDGLGYVIFLDDTFTINHAWVREFCAWYREEVGVGFSLHARVETVNPRMLEELAEAGCRHITYGVESGSERVRREIMKRFATNEQFERVFRWTQDVGIMVTANYIIATPGETRDDIEMTLALHERLAPTDFGYFVFYPYEGTELFRVCRDNGYLPDDYEELPANHRRSILRLPDLTPDDIEHYYERFTEVHVRDTVARLGTEASVADRAIAETMIRDRAAVG, encoded by the coding sequence GTGCGCATCCTCTTCCTCGAGATCGACCACGAGGCCGATTGGGCGGTGGCCTCGATCGGGGCGGCGTTCATCGGCGCCTACCTCCGCGAACACGGGCACGAGTCGTCGATGTACCGCGTCGCCTACGACGCGCCGCTCGACCGCGTCGTCGACCACGTCCGCGCGGTCGGCCCGGACCTGATCGGGGTGTCGCTGACGAGCCGGCAGTGGCTGCGCGCGCGCGAGGTCGTCGGCCACGTGCGTGAGCACCTCGACATCCCGGTGATCGCCGGAGGGCTGCACCCCACCTTCGCGAGCCAGCGCGTCCTCGCGGCACCCGGCTTCGACTACGCCTGCCTCGGCGAGGGCGAGGTCGCCATGCTCGAGCTGGTCGGGGCGCTGGAGGCCGGTGGCTTCCCGCGCGACGGGATACGCAGCATCGGGGCGCGGGGCGGTCCACCTGCGCTGATCCGCGAGCCGTTCGAGCCGATCGACGCGCTGCCGTTCATGGCGCGCGACCACCTCGACGAGCATCCGAGCCTGCGGCACTTCGTCACCCAGCGAGGGTGTCCGTTCCCGTGCACCTACTGCGCGGCGCGTCAGTTCAGCGATCTGTACGACGACGGCTACAAGTCCTACGGCCGGCGACGGTCGCTGGACAACGTCAAGGCGGAGTTCGAGGCGATCCGCGATGGCCTCGGCTACGTGATCTTCCTCGACGACACCTTCACCATCAACCACGCGTGGGTGCGTGAGTTCTGCGCGTGGTACCGCGAGGAGGTCGGCGTCGGCTTCTCGCTGCACGCTCGTGTCGAGACCGTCAACCCGCGGATGCTCGAGGAGCTCGCCGAGGCTGGCTGTCGCCACATCACGTACGGCGTCGAATCGGGCAGCGAACGGGTGCGGCGCGAGATCATGAAGCGCTTCGCCACGAACGAGCAGTTCGAGCGCGTCTTCCGGTGGACCCAGGACGTGGGGATCATGGTGACCGCCAACTACATCATCGCTACTCCGGGCGAGACCCGCGACGACATCGAGATGACGCTGGCGCTGCACGAGCGGCTCGCCCCGACCGACTTCGGCTACTTCGTCTTCTACCCGTACGAGGGCACCGAGCTGTTCCGCGTGTGCCGCGACAACGGCTACCTCCCCGACGACTACGAGGAGCTCCCGGCGAACCACCGCCGCTCGATCCTGAGGTTGCCGGATCTGACACCCGACGACATCGAGCACTACTACGAGCGGTTCACCGAGGTCCACGTCCGTGACACCGTGGCGCGCCTGGGCACCGAGGCTTCGGTCGCGGACCGGGCCATCGCCGAGACGATGATCCGCGACCGGGCAGCGGTGGGGTAG
- a CDS encoding phytanoyl-CoA dioxygenase family protein codes for MSAATTSIADRELAQRGYTRLGRVLDDATVADLRAELDGFVPDAVPDGPYGVLRHDPWRRLPAFAAVLGASSVAEAPRRVLGVDRVVLFQDHVVWKPPGTREEVRWHQDRSYWPLDAPLGVTLWIALDDADEDNGCLRYVVGTHLLGERRPADFVPGADRGGERSSSGAVAQPERSSSGAVAQPERSSSGAVAQPERSSSGAVAQPHEALPTIDIAGREADIESAPCGAGEGLAHDPWVWHASPPNRSHRHRRAWSLSFVTPEARWAPDRAPHPYLYQLDPAPGAPLDPARFPHYSEV; via the coding sequence GTGAGCGCAGCGACCACCTCGATCGCCGACCGCGAGCTCGCGCAGCGCGGCTACACGCGGCTCGGCCGCGTCCTCGACGACGCCACCGTCGCGGACCTGCGCGCGGAGCTGGATGGGTTCGTGCCCGACGCGGTACCGGACGGGCCCTACGGCGTGCTCCGTCACGATCCCTGGCGCCGACTGCCCGCGTTCGCGGCGGTGCTGGGGGCCAGCTCCGTGGCCGAGGCCCCTCGACGCGTCCTCGGGGTCGATCGGGTCGTGCTGTTCCAGGACCACGTCGTGTGGAAGCCGCCCGGCACCCGTGAGGAGGTCCGCTGGCACCAGGACCGCTCGTACTGGCCGCTCGATGCTCCCCTCGGTGTCACGTTGTGGATCGCGCTCGACGACGCCGACGAGGACAACGGCTGCCTGCGCTACGTGGTGGGCACCCACCTGCTCGGGGAGCGACGCCCCGCGGACTTCGTGCCCGGCGCCGACCGCGGAGGTGAGCGCTCAAGTAGCGGAGCGGTAGCGCAACCCGAGCGCTCAAGTAGCGGAGCGGTAGCGCAACCCGAGCGCTCAAGTAGCGGAGCGGTAGCGCAACCCGAGCGCTCAAGTAGCGGAGCGGTAGCGCAACCCCACGAGGCGCTGCCCACCATCGACATCGCGGGGCGCGAGGCCGACATCGAGTCGGCGCCGTGCGGGGCGGGGGAGGGGCTCGCCCACGATCCCTGGGTGTGGCACGCGTCGCCGCCCAACCGCAGCCACCGTCACCGGCGCGCGTGGTCGCTCAGCTTCGTGACCCCGGAGGCCCGCTGGGCTCCCGATCGTGCCCCGCACCCCTACCTCTACCAGCTCGATCCGGCCCCCGGGGCCCCACTGGATCCCGCCCGGTTCCCCCACTACTCGGAGGTGTAG
- the hemG gene encoding protoporphyrinogen oxidase, with translation MKVTVVGAGISGLATAWFLHRDHDAHVVVLEATERVGGKLRSEEVGGVALDLGADSFLARQPHVERLVRRLGLGDELVAPATSRVSVWTRGGLRRLPSGTILGVPTEVVPLLRSGVLSWRGVARAALDLVKPRDAVTADRSVGALVASRFGREVVDVLVDPLLGGVYAGDPYRLSVEATTPVLADAARSGRSLLLALRRRRRAAADDGGPMFLTLRDGGMGRLAVALADDLPSGSIRYGEGARRIAHEDSRAVVETDNGTAITSDALVLAVPAHRAAPLVEPLAPRVAETLAGIDYASVATIALVYPRPVVQSLPEGSGMLVPSREGRLVKAVTFVDAKWAHQRRDEQVLLRASVGRAGDSGLPPDDGAIVGTVISDLEQMLGIRGEPLAIRVTRWERALPQYEPGHLDRIGSARTQLAEVGPLHLAGAGYDGVGVASCVAAAQLLARRLVT, from the coding sequence ATGAAGGTCACGGTGGTCGGCGCCGGCATCAGCGGCCTGGCGACCGCGTGGTTCCTTCACCGCGACCACGACGCGCACGTGGTGGTCCTCGAGGCGACCGAGCGGGTCGGTGGCAAGCTGCGCTCCGAGGAGGTCGGCGGCGTCGCGCTCGACCTCGGGGCGGACTCGTTCCTGGCTCGCCAACCGCACGTCGAACGGCTCGTCCGGCGGCTGGGACTTGGTGACGAACTGGTCGCCCCGGCCACCTCGCGCGTGTCCGTGTGGACCCGGGGCGGCCTGCGGCGCCTGCCGAGCGGGACGATCCTGGGTGTCCCGACCGAGGTGGTGCCGCTGCTGCGCTCCGGTGTGCTGTCGTGGCGCGGTGTCGCCCGGGCGGCGCTCGATCTGGTGAAGCCCCGCGACGCCGTAACCGCCGACCGCTCGGTCGGTGCCCTCGTCGCGTCGCGCTTCGGACGCGAGGTCGTCGACGTCCTGGTCGATCCGCTGCTCGGCGGCGTCTACGCGGGCGATCCGTACCGCCTCAGCGTCGAGGCGACCACCCCGGTCCTCGCGGACGCTGCTCGGTCGGGGCGGAGCCTGCTGCTCGCACTGCGACGGCGACGGCGCGCCGCCGCTGATGACGGTGGCCCGATGTTCCTCACCTTGCGGGACGGGGGCATGGGGCGTCTCGCGGTCGCGCTGGCAGATGACCTACCGAGCGGCTCGATCCGGTACGGCGAGGGTGCACGTCGCATCGCTCACGAGGACAGCCGAGCGGTCGTGGAGACCGATAACGGGACGGCGATCACCTCGGACGCTCTCGTGCTCGCCGTCCCGGCGCACCGCGCGGCTCCGCTGGTCGAGCCGCTGGCGCCCCGCGTCGCTGAGACGCTCGCGGGGATCGACTATGCGAGCGTGGCGACCATCGCGCTGGTCTACCCGCGCCCGGTCGTGCAGTCACTTCCCGAGGGCAGCGGGATGCTCGTGCCCAGTCGCGAGGGGCGACTGGTGAAGGCGGTCACGTTCGTCGACGCGAAGTGGGCCCACCAGCGCCGTGACGAGCAGGTGCTCCTGCGCGCGTCGGTCGGCCGGGCGGGCGACTCCGGCCTGCCACCGGACGACGGAGCGATCGTCGGTACCGTGATCAGCGACCTCGAGCAGATGCTCGGCATCCGGGGGGAACCGCTGGCGATCCGCGTCACCCGCTGGGAGCGTGCGCTCCCGCAGTACGAGCCCGGGCACCTCGACCGCATCGGGTCGGCACGGACGCAGCTCGCCGAGGTCGGCCCGCTCCACCTCGCCGGGGCCGGCTACGACGGAGTCGGGGTCGCGTCGTGCGTCGCCGCGGCGCAGTTGCTGGCGAGGCGCCTGGTGACCTGA
- the hemH gene encoding ferrochelatase: MADVAVLVMAYGTPAGLDEVEDYYTHIRRGRAPTPELLADLVARYEAIGGASPLRDITERQAAGLQAQLESRETGRFEVFLGMKHAAPFIEDATERIVAAGHDDVVGLVLAPHRSGLGVGQYHERARAALGRDVRFRGIESWYRHPDYIGYLGDEVATAMERVPEPARARTHVLFTAHSLPTRIVAEGGTYPMQLRETAELVSERLDLQRRSIAWQSAGRTSEPWLGPDILEVLPALADAHGMEAVVVCPCGFVADHLEVLYDVDIEAHQVAAEHGLEMQRTAMPNDDPRLLSLLADVVIERASSR; the protein is encoded by the coding sequence GTGGCTGACGTCGCCGTGCTCGTCATGGCGTACGGGACACCCGCCGGTCTCGACGAGGTGGAGGACTACTACACACACATCCGGCGCGGCCGCGCCCCGACCCCCGAGTTGCTCGCCGACCTCGTCGCCCGGTACGAAGCCATCGGTGGCGCCTCGCCGCTGCGCGACATCACCGAGCGCCAGGCTGCGGGCCTGCAGGCACAGCTCGAGAGCCGTGAGACCGGGCGCTTCGAGGTGTTCCTCGGCATGAAGCACGCCGCCCCCTTCATCGAGGACGCGACCGAGCGCATCGTCGCGGCTGGGCACGACGACGTCGTCGGGTTGGTTCTGGCGCCGCACCGCTCCGGCCTCGGCGTCGGTCAGTACCACGAGCGCGCCCGCGCCGCCTTGGGTCGCGACGTCCGCTTCCGCGGGATCGAGTCGTGGTACCGCCACCCCGACTACATCGGCTACCTCGGCGACGAGGTCGCTACCGCCATGGAGCGGGTGCCTGAGCCCGCCCGGGCGCGAACGCACGTGCTCTTCACCGCCCACTCGCTGCCGACCCGTATCGTTGCGGAAGGCGGCACCTACCCGATGCAGCTACGTGAGACCGCCGAGCTCGTGTCCGAACGGCTCGATCTGCAGAGACGCTCGATCGCGTGGCAGTCGGCGGGGCGCACGTCCGAACCGTGGCTGGGTCCCGACATCCTCGAGGTGCTCCCCGCCCTCGCCGACGCTCACGGGATGGAGGCGGTCGTCGTGTGCCCGTGTGGCTTCGTGGCCGACCACCTCGAGGTGCTCTACGACGTCGACATCGAGGCGCACCAGGTCGCGGCTGAGCACGGCCTGGAGATGCAGCGCACGGCCATGCCCAACGACGACCCGCGTCTGCTCTCGCTGCTGGCCGATGTCGTGATCGAGCGCGCGAGCTCGCGATGA
- the hemE gene encoding uroporphyrinogen decarboxylase, with protein sequence MSPGSPFLRACRGEPHDTVPVWFMRQAGRALPEYRAIRAEHSMHDVVSTPELAVEVTLQPVRRYGVDAAILFSDIVTPLVGIGLPIEIRAGVGPVVEQPFRRAEDLDRLRPLEADEDLPYVVATVRDLVRELSVPLIGFAGAPFTLASYLIEGGPSKSYARTKAMMFTEPQLFRSLLERLGDVAVATLRAQVEEGAQAVQLFDSWAGALAPADYREHVLPVSQRIFSELAPLGVPRIHFGVTTGELLPMMAEAGADVVGVDWRTPLDAARDRVGDVVALQGNLDPTSLLAPWEVVAERVRDVLHRSGDHPAYVFNLGHGVLPASDPAILQQVVTLVHEEGRVRG encoded by the coding sequence GTGTCCCCTGGTAGCCCCTTCCTCCGTGCCTGTCGTGGTGAGCCTCACGACACCGTGCCGGTGTGGTTCATGCGCCAGGCGGGGCGTGCACTGCCCGAGTACCGCGCCATCCGCGCGGAGCACTCGATGCACGACGTCGTGTCCACCCCCGAGCTCGCGGTCGAGGTCACCCTCCAGCCGGTCCGGCGCTACGGCGTGGACGCCGCGATCCTGTTCTCCGACATCGTCACGCCGCTGGTCGGGATCGGGCTGCCGATCGAGATCCGCGCCGGCGTGGGCCCCGTCGTCGAGCAGCCCTTCCGACGGGCGGAGGACCTCGACCGGCTGCGTCCCCTCGAGGCGGACGAGGACCTCCCCTACGTCGTCGCGACGGTCCGCGATCTCGTCCGGGAGCTGAGCGTCCCGCTCATCGGGTTCGCCGGCGCGCCGTTCACGCTCGCGAGCTACCTCATCGAGGGCGGACCGTCGAAGAGCTACGCGCGCACCAAGGCGATGATGTTCACCGAACCCCAGCTGTTCCGCTCGCTGCTCGAACGACTGGGCGACGTCGCGGTTGCGACGTTGCGTGCCCAGGTCGAGGAAGGGGCGCAGGCGGTGCAGCTGTTCGACAGCTGGGCGGGTGCGCTCGCTCCCGCCGACTACCGCGAGCACGTGCTGCCGGTCTCGCAGCGGATCTTCTCCGAGCTGGCGCCGCTCGGCGTCCCGAGGATCCACTTCGGCGTGACCACCGGCGAGCTGCTGCCGATGATGGCGGAGGCGGGCGCCGACGTCGTTGGGGTCGACTGGCGGACCCCGCTCGACGCGGCGCGTGACCGCGTCGGCGACGTCGTCGCGTTGCAGGGCAACCTCGACCCCACGAGCCTGCTCGCGCCTTGGGAGGTGGTCGCGGAACGCGTCCGCGACGTGCTCCACCGGTCGGGCGACCACCCGGCCTACGTGTTCAACCTCGGGCACGGGGTGCTCCCGGCCAGCGATCCCGCCATCCTCCAGCAGGTCGTCACCTTGGTGCACGAGGAGGGCCGGGTCCGTGGCTGA
- a CDS encoding NAD-dependent succinate-semialdehyde dehydrogenase → MTTTVNPTTGEPLEEYPDHDADEVAWRLARAWTGYEHWAARPLDERLDLLRSVADSLESRKPELARLMTQEMGKPIAQAEAEVDKCAWVCRHYAEHAPKYLERREIDTDAARSYVRFDPLGPVFAVMPWNFPLWQVFRFAAPSIALGNVGLLKHATNVTGCSLAIEGVFAGAGAPDGVFQALLIDHDQAATVIADERVRGVTLTGSNSAGKVIASRAGEHLKKTVLELGGSDPFIVLDDADLDRAAEVGVNSRLINSGQSCIAAKRFIVHAAVADAFIERFRARLEALSIGDPSDRDTEVGPLAREDLRDDLHDQVQRSQKEGATLVTGGQPLDRAGFFYAPTLLTDVGPHVPAGAEETFGPVAAVITVADDDDAVAIANSTEFGLGASLWTRDLDRAERLAGSIQVGSVFVNELVKSDPRVPFGGVKGSGYGRELGEFGIHEFANIKTVWVEHP, encoded by the coding sequence GTGACCACGACCGTGAACCCCACGACCGGCGAGCCGCTCGAGGAGTACCCCGACCACGATGCCGACGAGGTCGCGTGGCGTCTCGCGCGCGCCTGGACCGGCTACGAGCACTGGGCCGCGCGCCCGCTCGACGAGCGCCTCGACCTGCTGCGATCGGTGGCGGACTCGCTCGAGTCGCGCAAGCCCGAACTCGCCCGCCTCATGACGCAGGAGATGGGCAAGCCCATCGCGCAAGCCGAGGCCGAGGTCGACAAGTGCGCCTGGGTGTGCCGCCACTACGCCGAGCACGCCCCGAAGTACCTCGAGCGGCGTGAGATCGACACCGACGCTGCCCGCAGCTACGTGCGGTTCGATCCACTGGGCCCGGTGTTCGCCGTGATGCCGTGGAACTTCCCCCTCTGGCAGGTGTTCCGCTTCGCGGCCCCGTCCATCGCGCTCGGCAACGTCGGCCTGCTGAAGCACGCCACCAACGTGACCGGCTGCTCACTCGCGATCGAGGGGGTCTTCGCCGGGGCCGGGGCGCCCGATGGCGTCTTCCAGGCGCTGCTGATCGACCACGACCAGGCGGCGACGGTCATCGCCGACGAACGCGTGCGGGGCGTGACGCTGACCGGTTCGAACTCGGCCGGGAAAGTCATCGCATCCCGGGCTGGGGAACACCTCAAGAAGACGGTGCTGGAACTCGGGGGTTCGGATCCCTTCATCGTGCTCGACGACGCCGACCTCGACCGAGCTGCCGAGGTGGGCGTGAACTCGCGCCTGATCAACTCCGGCCAGTCGTGCATCGCCGCGAAGCGCTTCATCGTGCACGCAGCGGTCGCGGACGCCTTCATCGAACGCTTCCGCGCCCGGTTGGAGGCGTTGAGCATCGGCGATCCCTCCGATCGCGACACCGAGGTGGGTCCTCTGGCCCGGGAGGACCTGCGTGACGACCTGCACGACCAGGTGCAGCGCTCACAGAAGGAGGGCGCGACCCTCGTGACCGGGGGCCAGCCCCTGGATCGGGCGGGCTTCTTCTACGCGCCGACCCTGCTGACGGACGTCGGACCGCACGTGCCGGCCGGAGCCGAGGAGACCTTCGGACCGGTCGCCGCCGTCATCACCGTTGCAGACGACGACGATGCCGTCGCCATCGCCAACAGCACCGAGTTCGGGCTCGGAGCCAGCCTCTGGACCCGCGACCTCGACCGCGCGGAGCGGTTGGCCGGGTCCATCCAGGTGGGGAGCGTGTTCGTCAACGAGCTGGTCAAGTCCGATCCCCGGGTGCCGTTCGGCGGGGTCAAGGGCTCCGGCTACGGCCGCGAGCTGGGCGAGTTTGGCATCCACGAGTTCGCCAACATCAAGACCGTCTGGGTCGAGCACCCCTGA
- a CDS encoding DUF4442 domain-containing protein, whose protein sequence is MEPFDATAFARELLEVADAGGQPLADVLAEAGERLPFNQHTGVEVRSVEPGHAQTVLREDPPLDNHIGTVHAIAELAPAELAGATAVGSRLGPLYAAGYLPLVRDLRVRYRKPARGELVATATFGTDEAAAIQAAVDAGERAVCDVDVDVSDAEGTVAEVTLGFVFKQLA, encoded by the coding sequence GTGGAACCGTTCGACGCGACAGCGTTCGCTCGCGAGCTGCTCGAGGTCGCCGATGCGGGCGGACAGCCGCTCGCCGACGTCCTCGCGGAGGCGGGAGAGCGCCTGCCGTTCAACCAGCACACGGGTGTCGAGGTCCGCTCGGTCGAACCGGGACACGCCCAGACGGTGTTGCGCGAGGACCCTCCGCTCGACAACCACATCGGAACCGTCCACGCCATCGCCGAGCTCGCTCCGGCCGAGCTCGCGGGGGCGACCGCGGTGGGCTCGCGCCTCGGTCCCCTGTACGCGGCCGGCTACCTGCCGCTGGTGCGCGACCTGCGCGTGCGCTACCGCAAGCCGGCGCGGGGCGAGCTGGTGGCGACCGCGACGTTCGGGACGGACGAGGCCGCGGCCATCCAGGCGGCCGTGGATGCTGGGGAACGCGCCGTCTGCGACGTCGACGTCGATGTCTCCGATGCCGAGGGGACGGTCGCCGAGGTGACCCTCGGCTTCGTGTTCAAGCAGCTCGCCTGA
- a CDS encoding aminotransferase class IV, giving the protein MSTETAPTRVPTPIAWMEGRVVPASEATVPLLDDGFLRGDAVFETILVRHGRTHALDRHLARMRRSAKTVGVRIPVLRHVVGDLLAAWGDRDGALKLVVTRSGLVRGLLSQPVWPEVLALVAVEVPWRTALSGAKTLSYATNQWVTRHAQERHGDDGVITVDGIVHELPTAAIAWVRNGTVHAPDHRELPILESVTLRELREITDVELGVYELDQLRGADEVFVLSATRPLLPVHALEDVAFAAPGPLSTELRDRFAQHIEASLDPRP; this is encoded by the coding sequence GTGAGCACCGAGACCGCCCCGACCCGTGTCCCGACGCCGATCGCGTGGATGGAGGGTCGGGTCGTTCCCGCGTCCGAGGCGACCGTGCCTCTGCTCGACGACGGGTTCCTGCGCGGGGACGCGGTGTTCGAGACCATCCTCGTCCGCCACGGGCGTACCCACGCCCTCGACCGTCACCTCGCCAGGATGCGGCGGTCGGCCAAGACCGTCGGCGTGCGGATCCCGGTCCTGCGTCACGTCGTTGGCGATCTGCTGGCCGCCTGGGGCGACCGGGATGGGGCCCTCAAGCTCGTCGTCACTCGCAGCGGGCTCGTCCGCGGCCTCCTGTCGCAACCGGTGTGGCCGGAGGTGCTCGCGCTCGTCGCGGTCGAGGTGCCGTGGCGCACCGCGCTGTCGGGCGCCAAGACCCTGTCGTACGCGACCAACCAGTGGGTCACCCGGCACGCCCAGGAGCGGCACGGTGACGACGGCGTGATCACAGTGGACGGCATCGTCCACGAGCTACCGACCGCCGCGATCGCGTGGGTCCGGAACGGGACGGTGCACGCACCCGACCATCGCGAGCTGCCGATCCTGGAGTCGGTGACGCTGCGCGAGCTGCGCGAGATCACCGACGTCGAGCTCGGCGTGTACGAGCTCGACCAGCTCCGGGGCGCCGACGAGGTGTTCGTGCTGTCCGCCACACGGCCACTCCTCCCGGTCCACGCGCTCGAGGACGTAGCCTTCGCCGCACCGGGCCCCCTCAGCACCGAGCTGCGCGACCGGTTCGCCCAGCACATCGAGGCGTCGCTCGACCCCCGCCCCTGA
- a CDS encoding trehalose-6-phosphate synthase yields the protein MARGRKGRTDRRLVIVANRLPVKRVRGAWRASAGGLVTALRPVIEEQGGAWIGWDGGAEDIPQRVEGFNADLHPVGLSRAQIQGYYHGFANRTLWPLFHDLIEAPIIDRRWWEVYRDVNHDFADATVKVDTDNALVWVHDYHLMLVPQLLRERGLTGPVGYFLHIPFPPPELVARLPWRDELLEGLLGADVVGFHTERYRTNFVDAVRRVVPDVAVRGRRLVLPDGRRVRTIARAISIDADEYAALATNPRTEQELETLRAQFEGRRVLLGIDRLDYTKGIRHRLQAIEQLLERRGDLRRSVAFVQVAVPSRDDVKEYRELREEVEYTIGRLNGRFTEPGSDVPVHYLYRSVPPPRLAAYYRLADAMLVTPLKDGMNLVAKEFVVVQNAAEGSGALVLSEFAGAALELDGALLCNPFDVEGLSLKIEDALALPEQDRRRRLQRMASRVHHNDVYAWVRAQLGELAEVS from the coding sequence GTGGCACGAGGCCGCAAGGGCAGGACCGACCGCCGGCTGGTGATCGTCGCCAACCGCCTACCGGTCAAGCGGGTACGCGGTGCGTGGCGGGCCAGTGCCGGCGGCCTGGTGACGGCGTTGCGTCCGGTCATCGAGGAGCAGGGCGGCGCCTGGATCGGTTGGGACGGGGGTGCGGAGGACATCCCCCAGCGGGTCGAGGGCTTCAACGCCGACCTGCACCCGGTCGGTCTGAGCCGCGCCCAGATCCAGGGTTACTACCACGGCTTCGCGAACCGGACCCTGTGGCCCTTGTTCCACGATCTGATCGAAGCACCGATCATCGACCGTCGGTGGTGGGAGGTCTACCGCGACGTCAACCACGACTTCGCCGATGCGACCGTCAAGGTCGACACCGACAACGCGCTCGTGTGGGTCCACGACTACCACCTGATGCTCGTGCCTCAGCTGCTCCGCGAGCGCGGTCTGACCGGCCCCGTGGGGTACTTCCTGCACATCCCCTTCCCACCGCCCGAGCTCGTTGCCCGACTACCGTGGCGTGACGAGCTACTCGAAGGGCTGCTCGGTGCCGACGTCGTGGGTTTCCACACCGAGCGGTACCGCACCAACTTCGTCGACGCGGTCCGCCGAGTCGTCCCCGACGTCGCCGTGCGTGGCAGACGGCTGGTGCTGCCCGACGGCCGCCGTGTCCGCACGATCGCACGAGCGATCTCGATCGACGCCGACGAGTACGCCGCCCTGGCGACCAACCCACGCACCGAGCAGGAACTCGAGACGCTCCGGGCGCAGTTCGAGGGTCGACGCGTGCTCCTCGGCATCGACCGCCTCGACTACACCAAGGGCATCAGGCATCGGCTCCAGGCCATCGAGCAGCTGCTCGAACGGCGTGGGGACCTACGTCGCTCGGTCGCGTTCGTGCAGGTCGCGGTGCCGAGCCGGGATGACGTCAAGGAGTACCGCGAGCTGCGAGAGGAGGTCGAGTACACGATCGGCCGCCTCAACGGCCGGTTCACCGAGCCCGGCTCCGACGTGCCCGTCCACTACCTCTACCGCTCGGTGCCACCGCCCCGCCTCGCCGCGTACTACCGCCTCGCTGACGCCATGCTGGTCACACCGTTGAAGGACGGCATGAACCTCGTCGCGAAGGAGTTCGTCGTCGTCCAGAACGCGGCCGAGGGCTCCGGAGCGTTGGTGCTCAGCGAGTTCGCCGGCGCGGCCCTCGAGCTCGACGGGGCGCTGCTGTGCAACCCCTTCGACGTCGAAGGCCTGTCTCTGAAGATCGAAGACGCGCTCGCCCTACCCGAGCAAGACCGCCGAAGACGTCTCCAGCGGATGGCATCTCGGGTACACCACAACGATGTGTACGCGTGGGTGCGTGCACAGTTGGGCGAGCTCGCGGAGGTCTCGTGA